A stretch of the Neodiprion lecontei isolate iyNeoLeco1 chromosome 4, iyNeoLeco1.1, whole genome shotgun sequence genome encodes the following:
- the LOC107221399 gene encoding mediator of RNA polymerase II transcription subunit 24 — MRNPLSTRTMETKVTSKTSSLKALLLRAWRERWNDLQWGINIKTILPRGVSGDVYNLADCILQQALVGPGPNQLVLSYLKHSLSSQLVSYAAVLQRISKYGAFHKPHCIISLLEFLETIQVGITCRGKPEEDLLAASVLSIVHWLLLCYLHVLKIPQNNPSLTYPTDLIDKPASILKQMINSDFLCAMMCLAKHDDKELYIEVVKKCQDIESLQKNSTVKSAVPIESSLKQLCNLDIETLASHSKNNKKEPITYCLQPLFAVQVLLNPSTETAVLVNQLLMIQRIKGYSNAKLYSEIIRACFMCLHDVTGTSKESLWGAFTFLKVPHILKELNVTTFSGEEKLEYSQDILDAFELLLQFTPLLDIMDTACSCNCIECLLNELQKVNLVTEKQAKQLSSQREGVTAALQKLEPSETPKPSIPKVIIRAEPTLAGILKTLNTDYTKIQEALLSMLCQVLTGKSFELILAVATVEGKLKTFVSKLIKFNECSKQINDAVTGKMAATRAMLFDVSFLMLCSIVQTYGSEVVLEEDGDSFFEQWVRECMAERNKPKCPRRMLQNVDAARVDTLLAQINSPDPDFKSSNMKWHIACRSAMGAVKELLCAWESGALGAGDVKRALDGLRAAACCLPVCAAAWLCAHVSITHQDALLKPMNMVQQFLTPISSDEMQDNFKERSSLMCQIIRKMQYDVHPPTQSKTKVLSMSHSIISRQPISEQLETVWHGIQQRGWINIEATQSLESLLNTGGSLWFVSNLVKEVMKYRYQEELDQAVDLTFAVFHLDIENCTLDLLHHVIPQYLYNRSQREELVEPQSSVLAKLCVSCIYSTLEYNNSNPPRGNSRKRARCELDSEELDAIGVPANKILRLNETGDSSSIFDTSSPQAQGQPNGQKSIRLREPLLTALNMLFKTFTLLAGKDGEVSQQTHFILQFLRFIVQCGKDRTKIVLQGMPQTLVPCLLKALPELFTTDLLLKLYDIQTTAGRKATARDLCMLRNINLKPVK; from the exons ATGCGCAATCCTCTATCGACGAGAACAATGGAGACTAAGGTTACAAGCAAGACTAGCAGCCTCAAGGCTCTGCTATTAAGGGCTTGGCGTGAACGTTGGAACGACTTACAATGGGGAATCAATATAAAAACT ATTTTACCAAGAGGTGTAAGCGGAGATGTCTACAATTTGGCAGATTGCATTCTGCAGCAGGCTTTAGTGGGCCCCGGACCAAATCAACTGGTGTTATCGTACTTAAAACATTCGCTGAGCTCGCAG TTAGTGTCTTACGCAGCTGTTCTACAAAGGATAAGCAAATACGGTGCATTTCACAAGCCGCACTGTATCATAAGCCTGTTAGAATTTCTTGAAACAATTCAAGTCGGTATAACCTGTCGAGGAAAGCCGGAGGAAGATTTATTAGCTGCCTCTGTACTTTCAATAGTGCATTGGTTGCTGCTGTGTTATCTCCACGTGCTCAAAATACCCCAAAATAATCCATCACTCACCTATCCCACGGATTTGATCGATAAACCGGCGAGCATTCTGAAACAGATGATTAACTCCGACTTCCTCTGTGCCATGATGTGCCTAGCTAAGCATGATGATAAAG AACTTTATATCGAGGTGGTGAAAAAGTGCCAGGACATAGAATCTCTTCAGAAGAATAGTACAGTAAAGTCTGCAGTACCAATTGAGAGCTCGTTGAAACAGCTTTGCAACCTTGATATAGAAACATTGGCTTCGCATTCCAAGAACAACAAAAAGGAGCCGATCACTTATTGCTTGCAACCATTATTCGCTGTTCAAGTCTTGCTTAATCCAAGCACCGAAACCGCAGTTCTGGTCAATCAGCTCCTGATGATACAGAGAATCAAGGGATACTCCAACGCCAAGTTGTATTCGGAAATTATTCGCGCCTGCTTCATGTGTCTGCACGACGTAACCGGAACTTCCAAAGAGTCGCTATGGGGTGCTTTTACGTTTTTGAAAGTACCACAcattttgaaagaattaaaCGTAACGACTTTCAGCG GTGAAGAGAAGTTGGAGTACTCCCAAGACATCTTGGACGCCTTTGAATTGCTGCTCCAATTTACTCCTCTGCTTGATATCATGGACACGGCTTGTTCCTGTAATTGCATCGAGTGCCTGCTAAACGAATTACAAAAAGTCAATTTGGTTACTGAGAAACAGGCGAAGCAGCTTAGCAGCCAAcg AGAAGGTGTAACTGCAGCATTACAGAAATTAGAACCATCAGAAACTCCCAAGCCATCAATTCCAAAAGTAATAATTCGCGCGGAACCAACTCTGGCTGGAATTCTGAAGACTCTCAATACAGATTATACGAAAATTCAGGAAGCACTGCTGAGCATGCTGTGCCAGGTACTGACTGGAAAGAGTTTCGAATTAATCTTGGCCGTTGCAACTGTCGAGGGAAAACTGAAAACCTTCGTCTCTAAACTGATAAAGTTCAACGAATGtagtaaacaaataaacgaTGCTGTGACAGGGAAAATGGCTGCGACAAGAGCAATGCTTTTTGATGTTTCGTTTCTAATGCTCTGCTCTATCGTTCAAACATACGGATCTGAA GTGGTTCTTGAAGAAGACGGTGATTCGTTCTTTGAACAATGGGTCCGAGAGTGTATGGCAGAACGAAACAAGCCCAAATGCCCGCGTCGGATGCTCCAAAACGTTGACGCAGCTCGAGTGGACACGTTACTTGCCCAAATCAATTCCCCGGATCCAGACTTTAAGTCTAGTAACATGAAATGGCACATCGCTTGTCGCTCGGCCATGGGCGCTGTCAAAGAGCTTCTCTGCGCCTGGGAAAGTGGAGCACTCGGAGCTGGCGATGTGAAACGCGCCTTGGACGGCCTGAGAGCAGCGGCCTGCTGCTTGCCGGTATGTGCAGCAGCCTGGCTCTGCGCTCACGTCAGCATAACGCATCAAGATGCGCTCTTGAAGCCCATGAATATGGTTCAACAATTCCTGACTCCTATTTCCAGTGACGAGATGCAGGATAATTTCAAAGAAAG ATCAAGCCTAATGTGCCAAATAATACGTAAAATGCAGTACGACGTTCATCCTCCGACGCAATCCAAGACAAAGGTGCTTTCAATGTCGCACAG TATAATATCGCGGCAGCCGATATCTGAGCAGTTGGAAACTGTGTGGCATGGAATACAGCAAAGGGGTTGGATCAACATCGAAGCTACTCAATCGCTAGAATCTTTGTTGAACACCGGCGGTTCGCTGTGGTTCGTTTCGAATTTGGTCAAAGAAGTAATGAAGTACAGATACCAAGAGGAACTGGATCAGGCAGTGGATTTGACGTTTGCAGTATTTCACTTGGACATTGAAAACTGCACCTTGGACCTGCTGCATCACGTCATACCTCAGTACCTCTACAATAGATCGCA GAGAGAGGAGCTAGTCGAACCTCAGTCTTCTGTACTGGCGAAGCTGTGCGTTTCGTGTATCTATTCAACCTTGGAGTACAACAACTCGAACCCACCCAGAGGAAACAGTCGTAAGCGTGCAAGGTGCGAATTAGACAGCGAAGAATTAGATGCGATCGGTGTGCCGGCCAACAAAATATTGAGACTGAACGAAACGGGGGACTCGAGTTCGATATTTGACACGAGCTCTCCTCAGGCTCAGGGACAACCTAACGGGCAGAAGTCTATTCGCTTAAGAGAGCCATTGCTTACTGCGCTGAATATGTTGTTCAAAACTTTTACACTACTCGCTGGGAAGGATGGCGAAGTATCACAGCAGACGCATTTCATCCTACAATTTCTACGGTTCATCGTTCAGTGCGGCAAGGACAGGACAAAAATCGTTCTACAAGGAATGCCGCAAACTTTG GTTCCATGTTTGCTCAAAGCGCTGCCCGAGTTATTTACGACTGATTTATTACTCAAGTTGTACGATATTCAAACAACAGCAGGACGAAAAGCCACTGCGAGAGATTTATGCATGCTGCGGAACATAAATCTGAAGCCTGTAAAGTAG